From a single Mesorhizobium shangrilense genomic region:
- a CDS encoding glycosyltransferase family 2 protein, whose protein sequence is MNPLPSDSSVSIAGRSAGLVAEAVDVVVTLPTFKRPEQVLETLASLKAQETSRRFAVIVMENEAEARAGAGAALPLFERGDVPGMVIIAHQRGNCSAYNAGWQTAILHFPNFRHLLVIDDDEIAEPQWLERMCKAAETLGADIVGGPQVPVFADPAHARWAEHPVFAPPYRETGRVSALYSSGNLLVGRNVLAAMGPPFLDLKFNFMGGGDSDFLSRSAQRGFVLGWCAEAKVFETVPARRVEADWIRARSLRNGVISTLVEKKKRAGTPMARTKVFLKSLALLAASPLRGVIKLARTGSLAAAAYPVHVALGRVLAEFGYANEQYRQPEKN, encoded by the coding sequence ATGAACCCTTTGCCATCGGACAGTTCGGTATCGATCGCGGGGCGGTCCGCCGGGCTTGTGGCCGAAGCGGTTGACGTCGTCGTCACGCTGCCGACCTTCAAGCGTCCCGAACAGGTGCTGGAAACGCTGGCATCCCTCAAGGCGCAGGAAACCTCGCGGCGCTTCGCCGTCATCGTCATGGAAAACGAAGCCGAGGCGCGTGCCGGCGCCGGGGCGGCGCTGCCGCTGTTCGAGCGTGGCGACGTCCCCGGCATGGTGATCATTGCGCATCAGCGCGGCAATTGCAGTGCCTACAATGCCGGCTGGCAGACGGCGATCCTGCACTTCCCGAACTTCCGGCATCTGCTGGTCATCGACGATGACGAGATCGCCGAACCGCAATGGCTCGAACGCATGTGCAAGGCTGCCGAAACGCTTGGCGCCGATATCGTTGGCGGCCCGCAAGTACCGGTCTTTGCCGATCCTGCCCATGCGAGATGGGCCGAGCATCCGGTCTTCGCGCCGCCCTATCGCGAGACCGGGCGTGTGTCCGCGCTCTATTCGTCGGGCAATCTTCTGGTGGGACGTAATGTGCTGGCCGCCATGGGTCCGCCCTTTCTCGATCTCAAATTCAATTTCATGGGCGGCGGCGATTCCGATTTCCTGAGCCGTTCAGCGCAAAGAGGCTTCGTGCTTGGCTGGTGCGCGGAAGCGAAGGTCTTCGAGACCGTTCCGGCCCGACGTGTCGAAGCCGACTGGATTCGCGCCCGCAGCCTGCGCAACGGCGTGATCTCGACGCTGGTCGAAAAGAAGAAGCGGGCCGGCACCCCGATGGCCAGAACGAAAGTCTTCCTGAAAAGCCTGGCGCTGCTTGCCGCTTCGCCGCTTCGCGGCGTGATCAAGCTGGCTCGGACGGGGTCGCTGGCCGCGGCAGCCTATCCAGTCCATGTCGCACTCGGCCGGGTGCTTGCCGAATTCGGATATGCCAATGAGCAGTATCGGCAGCCTGAGAAGAACTGA
- a CDS encoding glycosyltransferase: MHLLFATSIVPDGALASGYEIANAAIIAALRRAGARVTVIGFSWPGKEPVDPENTIVLGALDVRTENASSRRKLVWVAKAMLSGLTFASVKLRAVPDSEVLAAIGRAGPFDGYVLNSVQFAGAFEKLFDGRPSIFVAHNVEHRSAQENAAAAGSIFQRFLFRREARLLKTMEERLCRRARFVFTLAEEDRAALGVAVGDRSTVLPLVTFKQAPKQRGPRQIDCDAALIGTWTWQPNRIGLDWFLEKVVPRLRPDFRVKIAGSVPSGVASTHPGVKFVGRVPDAEAFVRSAAVIPLISTAGSGVQLKTIETFELGLPSVATSRSLRGIDHRPANCVVTDDPVAFAGALEAAAADVRDVDGSAFHRRQVKALDTAIRHGLEKLGPVRREVFA, from the coding sequence ATGCATCTGCTGTTCGCCACATCGATCGTGCCTGACGGCGCTCTCGCCTCGGGCTACGAGATCGCCAACGCCGCGATCATCGCCGCCTTGCGGCGTGCCGGCGCGCGCGTCACCGTCATCGGCTTCAGCTGGCCGGGAAAAGAACCCGTCGACCCCGAAAACACCATCGTGCTCGGCGCCCTTGACGTGCGCACCGAAAACGCTTCGTCGCGGCGGAAACTCGTCTGGGTCGCCAAGGCAATGCTGTCGGGGCTCACATTCGCGTCGGTGAAGTTACGCGCGGTCCCTGACAGTGAGGTTCTCGCAGCCATAGGGCGTGCGGGCCCCTTTGACGGCTATGTGCTGAATTCCGTGCAATTCGCAGGCGCCTTCGAAAAGCTCTTCGACGGCCGGCCATCGATCTTCGTGGCCCACAATGTAGAACATCGCTCGGCGCAGGAGAACGCGGCTGCCGCCGGCAGCATCTTCCAGCGTTTTCTGTTTCGCCGCGAGGCACGCCTGCTCAAGACGATGGAAGAACGGCTCTGCCGCCGCGCGCGCTTTGTCTTCACGCTGGCCGAGGAAGATCGTGCAGCACTTGGTGTCGCGGTCGGCGACCGCTCGACCGTGCTGCCTCTGGTGACGTTCAAGCAGGCGCCGAAACAAAGGGGGCCGCGCCAGATCGATTGCGACGCGGCGCTGATCGGGACCTGGACCTGGCAGCCGAATCGCATCGGGCTCGACTGGTTCCTGGAAAAAGTCGTGCCGCGTCTGCGGCCGGATTTCCGCGTCAAGATCGCCGGCAGCGTGCCGTCGGGCGTTGCCTCGACGCATCCCGGCGTTAAATTCGTCGGACGCGTGCCGGACGCCGAGGCCTTTGTGCGCTCCGCCGCCGTCATCCCACTGATCAGCACGGCCGGCAGCGGTGTGCAGCTCAAGACCATCGAGACGTTCGAGTTGGGTCTGCCATCTGTCGCGACAAGCCGCTCGCTGCGCGGCATAGACCATCGCCCGGCCAACTGCGTGGTCACCGACGATCCCGTAGCCTTTGCCGGCGCGCTGGAGGCCGCGGCGGCCGACGTCAGGGACGTCGATGGCAGCGCATTCCATCGCCGGCAGGTCAAGGCGCTCGATACCGCGATCAGGCACGGCCTGGAAAAACTTGGGCCCGTCAGGCGGGAGGTCTTTGCATGA
- a CDS encoding O-antigen ligase family protein has translation MSSIGSLRRTERAPLSAVFTRDGVATAIAALLFTVIIVSFRPFQPAGAELTGDGGDIVNQLGFGSLGAVSIFSLMAFAEPRVVRSLLSPSWLLMLGFFMLSVVMATDPPSAMRAASFTLIGILTMATILVLPRDAEAFSSVIIFSACVVMGLSYVGLFVFPNEALHTVNSTEPEHAGLWRGVFTHKNIAGPIMACFSFAGLYLFRRGRRKTGIAIFCAAMIFMFHTGSKTTAGLVPFSILIVMFPSLMGMRLGTPILFALAIIGTAVGTLGIVFLPPVKHLAAVYFPDLTYTGRTTLWEFAGSMLAKKPWTGYGYESFWGTPLLLNQDQPFDRPWDIRTIVHGHDGYLDIAVLMGIPALCVAIYTFLIAPLRDYMRIPLRKENIYLGDFFMMVVLFTALNAFLESFFFHRGDPVWLFFVLGVLGLRQVSLRPIAVRDPS, from the coding sequence ATGAGCAGTATCGGCAGCCTGAGAAGAACTGAACGCGCGCCACTGAGCGCTGTGTTCACACGGGACGGCGTCGCGACCGCAATCGCCGCGCTGCTGTTCACCGTCATCATCGTGTCCTTCCGCCCCTTCCAGCCTGCCGGCGCCGAATTGACGGGCGATGGCGGCGACATCGTCAACCAGCTGGGCTTCGGCTCGCTCGGCGCCGTCTCGATCTTCTCGCTGATGGCCTTCGCCGAACCACGCGTGGTGCGCTCGCTGCTCAGCCCGTCCTGGCTGCTGATGCTGGGCTTCTTCATGCTTTCGGTGGTGATGGCGACGGATCCGCCATCGGCGATGCGTGCGGCGTCCTTCACGCTGATCGGCATCCTGACGATGGCCACCATCCTGGTGCTGCCGCGAGACGCCGAGGCGTTTTCAAGCGTCATCATCTTCTCGGCCTGTGTGGTCATGGGCCTCTCCTATGTCGGTCTTTTCGTGTTCCCCAATGAGGCCCTGCACACGGTGAATTCGACCGAGCCGGAACATGCCGGCCTGTGGCGCGGCGTGTTCACCCACAAGAACATCGCCGGCCCGATCATGGCCTGCTTCAGCTTCGCCGGGCTCTACCTCTTCCGGCGCGGGCGGCGCAAAACCGGTATCGCCATCTTCTGCGCGGCGATGATCTTCATGTTCCACACCGGCTCCAAGACGACAGCGGGCCTGGTGCCGTTTTCGATCCTGATCGTCATGTTTCCGAGCCTGATGGGCATGCGGCTGGGCACACCGATCCTTTTCGCGCTGGCGATCATCGGCACGGCCGTCGGCACGCTGGGCATCGTCTTCCTGCCGCCGGTGAAGCATCTGGCTGCTGTCTATTTCCCGGACCTGACCTATACCGGGCGCACCACACTGTGGGAGTTCGCAGGCAGCATGCTGGCGAAGAAGCCATGGACCGGCTACGGCTATGAAAGCTTCTGGGGCACGCCGCTGCTGCTCAACCAGGACCAGCCCTTCGACCGGCCCTGGGATATTCGCACCATCGTGCACGGCCATGACGGCTATCTCGACATCGCTGTGCTGATGGGCATTCCCGCACTTTGCGTTGCCATCTACACCTTCCTTATCGCACCGCTGCGCGACTACATGCGCATTCCCCTGCGGAAGGAAAACATCTACCTCGGCGACTTCTTCATGATGGTGGTGCTGTTCACGGCGCTCAACGCCTTCCTCGAAAGCTTCTTCTTCCATCGCGGTGACCCGGTCTGGCTGTTTTTCGTGCTCGGCGTGCTCGGCCTCAGACAGGTGTCTCTACGGCCAATCGCGGTGCGCGATCCATCCTGA